The Engraulis encrasicolus isolate BLACKSEA-1 chromosome 4, IST_EnEncr_1.0, whole genome shotgun sequence genome includes a window with the following:
- the trabd gene encoding traB domain-containing protein, which yields MDQDNTSEDESMGPSEDESSQSRFPLELSDSEAVEVLWQVRAQRRQNNPVLPDTVTRLTTPEGCVVYLVGTAHFSDSSKNDVATTIRAVQPDVVVVELCQYRVSMLKMDEKTLLKEAKDINLEKVQQAIKQNGVMSGLMQILLLKVSAHITEQLGMAPGGEFREAFKEAGKVPFCKFHLGDRPIPVTFKRAIAALSMWQKARLAWGLCFLSDPISKEDVEKCKQKDLLEQTMSEMIGEFPALHRTIVAERDIYLTHTLRQAARCVEAPSNNQKVPAVVVGVVGIGHVPGIEKNWDEELNIQEIMSVAPPSRFGWVFRTMLKGVVIGMLGYACYRAGGGVGRAVLSMPAVQSLLENIRPPAAA from the exons ATGGACCAGGACAACACCTCCGAG GATGAGTCCATGGGTCCATCAGAGGATGAATCCAGTCAATCCAGATTTCCTCTAGAACTCT CGGACTCGGAGGCAGTAGAGGTGCTGTGGCAGGTGCGTGCCCAGCGGCGGCAGAACAACCCGGTGCTGCCCGACACGGTGACCCGGCTCACCACGCCCGAGGGCTGTGTCGTCTACCTGGTGGGCACCGCCCACTTCAGTGACAGCAGCAAGAACGATGTGGCCACG ACAATCCGTGCGGTGCAGCcagacgtggtggtggtggagctgtgTCAGTACCGCGTGTCCATGCTCAAGATGGACGAGAAGACGCTGCTCAAGGAGGCCAAGGACATCAACCTGGAGAAGGTGCAGCAGGCCATCAAACAG aacGGTGTGATGTCGGGGTTGATGCAGATTCTGCTGCTGAAAGTGTCGGCCCACATCACAGAGCAGCTGGGCATGGCACCGGGAGGAGAATTCAGAGAAGCTTTCAAGGAg GCAGGCAAAGTGCCCTTCTGCAAGTTCCACCTGGGCGACCGGCCCATCCCTGTAACCTTCAAACGTGCCATAGCCGCCCTCAGCATGTGGCAGAAAGCCCGGCTGGCCTGGGGTCTCTGTTTCCTCTCTGATCCCATCAG CAAAGAGGATGTGGAGAAGTGCAAGCAGAAGGACCTGCTGGAGCAGACCATGTCGGAGATGATCGGCGAGTTCCCGGCTCTGCACCGCACCATTGTGGCCGAGCGAGACATCTACCTCACGCACACCCTCCGCCAGGCAGCCCGCTGTGTGGAGGCTCCCTCCAACAACCAGA AAGTGCCTGCAGTTGTGGTTGGTGTAGTGGGCATCGGCCATGTTCCCGGAATCGAGAAGAACTGGGACGAAGAACTCAACATCCAGGAGATCATGAG TGTGGCGCCTCCGTCTCGTTTCGGCTGGGTTTTCCGCACCATGCTGAAAGGGGTGGTGATCGGCATGCTGGGATACGCCTGCTATCGGGCAGGAGGGGGCGTCGGCCGAGCCGTCCTCTCCATGCCTGCCGTCCAATCGCTGCTTGAGAACATCCGACCTCCGGCTGCTGCCTGA
- the sephs1 gene encoding selenide, water dikinase 1: MSVRESFNPESYELDKSFRLTRYTELKGTGCKVPQDVLQKLLESLQENHYQEDEQFLGAVMPRLGVGMDTCVIPLRHGGLSLVQTTDYIYPIVDDPYMMGRIACANVLSDLYAMGVTECDNMLMLLAVSNKLSDKERDKVMPLIIQGFKEAAEEAGTSVTGGQTVVNPWVVLGGVATTVCQPNEFIMPDNAVPGDVLVLTKPLGTQVAVAVHQWLDIPDKWNKIKLVVTQEDVELAYQEAMVNMARLNRTAAGLMHTFNAHAATDITGFGILGHAQTLARQQRSEVSFVIHNLPVLAKMAAVSKACGNMFGLMHGTCPETSGGLLICLPREQAARFCAEIKSPKYGEGHQAWIIGIVEKGNRTARIIDKPRIIEVAPQNATQNVNTTPGTTS; encoded by the exons ATGTCTGTCCGGGAGTCCTTCAACCCCGAGAGCTATGAATTGGACAAGAGCTTCAGACTAACCCGTTACACAGAACTCAAAGGCACTGGGTGCAAAGTTCCACAGGATGTGCTTCAGAAACTTCTTGAATCTTTACAAGAAAACCACTATCAGGAAGATGAGCAATTCCTTGGTGCTGTTATGCCCAGATTAG GTGTGGGCATGGACACCTGTGTGATACCACTCAGGCATGGCGGCCTATCACTTGTCCAAACAACAGATTACATCTATCCTATTGTAGACGACCCCTATATGATG GGGAGAATCGCGTGTGCCAATGTTTTAAGTGATTTATATGCCATGGGTGTAACGGAATGTGACAACATGCTGATGCTTCTGGCGGTCAGCAACAAACTGTCTGACAAG GAAAGGGACAAGGTGATGCCGCTGATCATCCAGGGCTTCAAGGAGGCGGCGGAGGAAGCGGGCACCTCCGTGACGGGCGGCCAGACGGTGGTCAACCCCTGGGTAGTCCTGGGCGGAGTGGCGACCACCGTGTGCCAACCTAACGAGTTCATCAT GCCAGACAATGCAGTGCCTGGAGACGTGCTGGTCCTCACCAAGCCTTTGGGGACCCAAGTAGCGGTGGCAGTTCACCAGTGGTTGGATATT CCGGATAAGTGGAATAAGATCAAGCTCGTGGTGACCCAAGAGGATGTGGAGCTGGCCTACCAGGAAGCCATGGTGAACATGGCCAGACTCAACAGAACAG CTGCTGGCCTCATGCACACGTTCAACGCCCACGCTGCCACCGACATCACAGGCTTTGGCATCCTGGGCCACGCCCAGACGCTGGCGCGACAACAGCGGAGCGAGGTGTCCTTCGTCATCCACAACCTACCTGTGCTCGCCAAGATGGCTGCCGTCAGCAAAGCCTGCGGAAACATGTTCGGCCTCATGCACGGCACCTGCCCCGAGACCTCAG GAGGCCTCCTGATCTGCCTGCCCCGTGAGCAGGCGGCCCGCTTCTGCGCCGAGATCAAGTCCCCCAAGTACGGCGAGGGCCACCAGGCCTGGATCATCGGCATCGTGGAGAAGGGCAACCGCACGGCACGCATCATCGACAAGCCGCGGATCATCGAGGTCGCACCGCAGAACGCCACTCAGAACGTCAACACCACGCCTGGCACAACATCCTAA
- the bend7 gene encoding BEN domain-containing protein 7 → MEFAERRRSRKSQSFKLINEQELQTEYFDRAVSTAANGDSRECAKEAWSEDEGMEIKRQITGMMRVLNDKAGRVYQRVGREGENLRQGPQDELLSWASQSALDPEQPQHSNWTCSPQQPNMSLSSGQYSTRSKTQKMLNQTKDLSTNANACSEMAVPQPPVVSAVKSTCCTCNCKGTLQAILLELRTMRKLMQTQKGPQQQQATLSGTCSTRCPVTRRRARKRRPVHRVAPLTTPTNGAAAAVPSSQPPPHNPPNDPSVNQRESAASVSTPFAATLPGPASIYMTPPIHHYSAVQGPNASEPEVQLAEDYDVFIPKAQLDSILVNYTRSGSLLFRKLVCAFFDDTTLANSLPNGKRKRGLNDHRKGLDQNIVGAIKVFTEKYCTANRIEKLPGARDWVQILQDQIKLARRRLKRGVL, encoded by the exons ATGGAGTTTGCAGAGAGGAGACGGAGCAGAAAATCTCAAAGCTTTAAGCTGATAAATGAGCAAG AATTGCAGACAGAGTACTTTGACAGGGCTGTGAGCACAGCTGCCAATGGGGACTCCAGAGAATGTGCTAAAGAAG CCTGGTCTGAGGATGAGGGAATGGAGATTAAAAGGCAGATCACTGGTATGATGCGCGTGCTAAACGACAAAGCTGGTCGGGTGTACCAGCGCGTGGGCAGAGAAGGAGAAAACCTGAGGCAGGGCCCCCAAGATGAGCTCCTGAGCTGGGCCTCACAGTCAGCTCTAGACCCCGAGCAGCCCCAGCACAGTAACTGGACCTGCAGCCCCCAGCAGCCCAACATGTCCCTCTCCTCTGGCCAGTACAGCACACGCTCCAAGACACAGAAGATGCTGAACCAGACCAAAGATCTGAGCACCAACGCCAATG CATGCTCAGAGATGGCAGTCCCTCAGCCGCCAGTGGTCTCAGCTGTGAAGTCCACCTGCTGCACGTGTAACTGCAAGGGCACCCTGCAGGCCATCCTTCTGGAACTGCGCACTATGAGGAAACTCATGCAGACGCAAAAAG gaccacagcagcagcaggcgaCTCTGAGTGGCACCTGCTCCACTCGTTGCCCGGTGACCAGGAGGCGAGCCCGCAAGAGGAGGCCGGTGCACAGAGTGGCCCCACTCACCACGCCCACCAATGGAGCTGCGGCTGCCGTGCCATCCTCACAGCCGCCCCCTCACAACCCTCCAAACGACCCATCAGTCAATCAGAGGGAGAGCGCTGCTTCAGTTTCAACACCATTTGCTGCAACTCTGCCCGGTCCCGCCTCCATCTATATGACCCCGCCCATTCATCACTACAGTGCGGTCCAGGGGCCAAATGCGTCCGAG CCGgaggtgcagttggcagaggactATGATGTCTTCATCCCCAAGGCCCAGCTGGACTCCATCCTGGTAAACTACACTCGCTCTGGGAGCCTGCTCTTCAGGAAACTGGTGTGTGCCTTCTTTGACGACACCACTCTGGCCAACTCTCTGCCCAATGGCAAGCGGAAGAGGGGCCTGAACGACCACAGGAAGGGACTCGACCAGAACATAGTGGGGGCTATCAAAG TTTTTACCGAGAAGTATTGCACAGCAAACAGAATTGAGAAGCTTCCAGGAGCCAGGGACTGGGTCCAAATCCTGCAGGACCAAATCAAACTGGCTCGCAGAAGAttaaaaagaggtgtgt tgtaa